The following coding sequences are from one Triticum aestivum cultivar Chinese Spring chromosome 5A, IWGSC CS RefSeq v2.1, whole genome shotgun sequence window:
- the LOC123104525 gene encoding zinc finger CCCH domain-containing protein 19 isoform X3, whose amino-acid sequence MPTTPDIVLEGDGGGGAEKPEEDAQAAGDDVAAGETVGVADDSDPADEKPEEGAGGAGLQSNEEGADAVDDPAGLGASLADVGSDQTSQGIHDGADEADQFGLGAQDDAPLIVDSDIAVSDYGVDAQDEDGAPMDAVAATELIDRDAELVKEDDDVAEEGTEVDTHPSTGNDDGEEAVAAAMDAQDEGRQMDAVSISRDVDEEKAAGAVGVNATGEDIQVDAVDPTVVDSQEKEISSAGDDGAGEKGTAGVEGEKDVTAAQNVAEEAELDMIDNVVAEEVTEMDILASTGNGNEDEGIVTAGDASADAGTSMDAVSISRDVNEEKCTDAAGVGSTDEDMQVDEGGDQEKEAGDDVADEEGVEKHVVTMTGEDEEDDMAEQNIAEEADSVPEEVDLAGDVPEEEDVQIYEDDDDDEPPPLARRGVGRPKRGRASSKAQAVVKPSVKRKDEEEVCFICFDGGELVICDRRFCPKAYHPSCINRDDDFFKSKGQWTCGWHICSNCQKPARQMCYTCTFSLCKVCIKETNFISVRGTKGFCETCLNTVMLIENKEEATEQMDVDFDDKDSWWSLFKDYWLNLKEKLPLPYAEVSAARRLNNRSHLSELPEANDEEEANSDSSPKTRGKKRLKRAADEDSSKGKGTTRKYTKQGSVSRDAKPKKPRGAKARQLSKRASSSDHGPKESESVGTSTSSAEDTSWASKELLDFVAHMRNGDKSVLSQYEVQRLVLEYIARENLRDPRGKSMIVCDSWLQSLSGKERVGHFEMLKLLESHFPLAEVSPADIDGNHGGVVDPDPSQDADGNSEASVVMSSEKRRKSRKYDHRALQTNLDDFAAIDNHNIGLIYLRRNLMEELIGDADTFNEKVLGAFVRIRISGTGQRQDIYRLVQIVGTGTAVEKYKCGKKATDITLEILNLDKKEVITIDITSNQEFTEEECKRLRQSIKCGFISRLTVGEIQEKARVLQSVKVNDWIESEKMRLAHLRDRASDMGHRKELRECVEKLKLLSTPEERARRLKEEPEIHADPAMDPNYESPEEPEEDAERSSFSRPRGSFSRKDINPVSPGKGEGRNAARDSRTNWESNRNTWSSTQLESPHGRRSTFSSHGESAGYTGKSESPNVSTQKVNVEATAANTPHGPSVISSQTLTANLMSPTPASQSTVNESEKIWQYMDPSNKIQGPFSIVQLRKWNSSGYFPHNLKIWKSNEKQEDSILLPDALAGKFEKDLPPWEPPLGSSSQTDRGYLRSSSDVGARPSGDSLVERTKTGEHISKSAVLNKSQSFPDTTNPGTTVIQPGAQSYYGTQNPQAAFASQQSLIESWNASSSQFGAAVNPMALPQPTIGGGFSGQNNAVAGNVGQLTPVPAPATVGTEIVNSQSSDRGLAQPGAAPSNTQQFEDARNQSTDASNTTQLMTHAQVANTSGQAQGAGNTNWGSTLQSNANMAWGMMGQTNMNMPWPAQGAASYNMGMTMPTQQNAVQNMGWVTPNPGNTNLNMAWATNQGQGTPNAAAMMGAQMQGVAMAPWGGAIAQGNANSYPGWVPQVGNASQNAGGWSAPPQGNSGPNPVNGTGQGNNNVNWNSPSGNPTWNNQQDFNGGGSRGRSWRPQSGGRGSRPPCHVFQRSGRCNKEHCSYSHTPGDEGYSQRNDRHFDRRPSSNERPQHDRRPSSNERPQHDRRPSSNERPQHDRRPSSNERPQHDRQNDKHFDRQVSGSERQQDRPNSRQSGWDGWDNGGKADRSESKEGQ is encoded by the exons ATGCCGACCACCCCGGACATCGTGctggagggcgacggcggcggaggggcCGAGAAGCCTGAGGAGGACGCCCAGGCCGCTGGAGACGACGTGGCGGCGGGGGAGACTGTGGGTGTTGCTGACGACTCTGATCCGGCTGATGAgaagcccgaggagggcgctggcggCGCTGGGTTGCAGTCGAATGAGGAGGGCGCTGACGCTGTGGATGATCCCGCAGGCCTGGGTGCTTCCCTGGCTGATGTCGGTTCCGACCAGACTAGTCAGGGGATTCATGATGGTGCTGACGAGGCTGATCAATTTGGACTCGGTGCACAAGACGATGCTCCTCTTATTGTGGATAGTGATATTGCGGTTAGTGATTATGGGGTGGATGCTCAGGATGAGGACGGGGCGCCAATGGATGCGGTTGCTGCAACCGAGTTAATTGATAGGGATGCAGAGCTTGTCAAAGAAGACGATGATGTTGCAGAGGAGGGCACAGAGGTGGATACACATCCCTCAACTGGAAATGACGATGGAGAGGAAGCGGTTGCAGCAGCAATGGATGCTCAGGATGAGGGGAGGCAAATGGATGCAGTTTCCATCAGTAGAGATGTCGATGAGGAGAAAGCTGCCGGTGCGGTTGGTGTTAATGCCACAGGTGAGGACATACAGGTGGATGCAGTTGACCCGACTGTAGTTGATAGTCAGGAAAAGGAGATCTCTtcagctggtgatgatggtgcagGTGAGAAGGGCACGGCTGGAGTTGAGGGTGAAAAAGATGTCACGGCTGCCCAAAATGTTGCTGAAGAAGCTGAACTCGACATGATTGATAATGTTGTTGCAGAGGAGGTCACAGAGATGGATATTCTTGCCTCAACTGGAAATGGCAATGAGGATGAAGGGATCGTAACAGCTGGTGATGCTTCTGCAGATGCGGGGACGTCGATGGATGCAGTTTCCATCAGTAGAGATGTCAATGAGGAGAAATGTACCGATGCAGCTGGTGTTGGTTCCACAGATGAGGACATGCAGGTAGATGAAGGCGGAGATCAGGAAAAAGAGGCTGGTGATGATGTTGCAGATGAGGAGGGTGTTGAAAAACATGTGGTTACTATGACtggagaagatgaagaagatgatatGGCTGAGCAAAACATCGCTGAAGAGGCTGACAGTGTTCCGGAAGAAGTTGACTTGGCTGGTGATGTACCTGAAGAAGAGGATGTGCAGATatatgaggatgacgatgatgacgaacCTCCACCGTTGGCACGAAGAGGTGTAGGGCGCCCAAAACGAGGTCGTGCATCTTCGAAGGCTCAGGCTGTGGTGAAGCCATCTGTTAAAAGGAAGGATGAGGAGGAGGTGTGCTTCATTTGCTTTGATGGTGGTGAACTTGTGATTTGTGATCGTAG GTTTTGTCCCAAGGCTTATCATCCTTCTTGTATTAATCGGGATGACGATTTCTTCAAGTCAAAGGGCCAATGGACTTGTG GGTGGCACATTTGTAGCAACTGTCAGAAGCCTGCTCGCCAAATGTGTTACACATGTACCTTCTCGTTATGTAAAGTGTGCATTAAAGAGACAAACTTCATCTCTGTCAGAGGAACTAAAGGCTTCTGTGAGACATGCCTGAATACTGTGATGCTGATAGAGAACAAAGAGGAGGCAACTGAGCAAATG GATGTAGATTTTGATGACAAAGATAGCTGGTGGTCTTTGTTCAAGGATTATTGGCTGAATTTGAAAGAGAAGTTACCATTGCCATATGCAGAAGTATCAGCCGCTAGGCGTCTAAATAATAGATCTCATCTTAGTGAACTACCTGAAGCTAATGATGAAGAGGAGGCTAATTCAGACAGTTCACCAAAAACGAGGGGAAAGAAGCGATTAAAGCGTGCTGCTGACGAGGACAGCTCCAAAGGGAAAGGCACCACTCGTAAATATACTAAACAAGGCTCAGTTAGCCGTGATGCTAAGCCTAAGAAGCCTAGAGGTGCAAAGGCTAGACAACTGTCAAAGCGTGCTTCAAGCAGTGATCATGGACCAAAAGAATCTGAAAGTGTGGGGACATCGACATCCTCAGCTGAGGATACTAGTTGGGCCTCAAAGGAGCTCTTGGATTTTGTTGCACATATGAGGAATGGTGACAAATCAGTGCTATCTCAGTATGAAGTTCAACGCCTTGTACTTGAGTATATTGCACGTGAAAATCTGCGGGATCCTCGCGGGAAAAGCATGATAGTTTGTGATTCTTGGCTCCAAAGTCTCTCTGGGAAAGAACGTGTTGGGCATTTTGAAATGCTGAAGCTTCTTGAATCTCATTTTCCTTTGGCTGAGGTCTCACCAGCTGATATCGATGGCAACCATGGTGGTGTTGTAGACCCTGATCCTAGCCAGGACGCTGATGGTAACAGTGAAGCATCAGTTGTGATGAGTTCAGAAAAAAGAAGGAAATCACGGAAGTATGATCACAGAGCTCTGCAAACGAACCTTGATGACTTTGCCGCGATAGACAACCATAATATCGGCTTGATATACCTGCGTCGCAACCTAATGGAAGAGTTGATAGGTGATGCTGACACATTTAATGAGAAGGTTCTTGGAGCATTTGTGAGAATACGTATATCTGGTACAGGTCAAAGGCAAGACATCTATCGACTTGTGCAGATTGTCG GGACTGGAACAGCTGTTGAGAAGTATAAATGTGGGAAAAAGGCAACTGACATAACATTAGAGATACTAAACTTGGACAAGAAAGAGGTTATTACTATTGACATAACCTCAAATCAAGAATTCACTGAG GAGGAATGCAAACGTTTACGGCAAAGCATAAAGTGTGGATTCATTTCAAGACTGACGGTG GGAGAGATTCAGGAGAAGGCAAGGGTTCTCCAGTCTGTGAAAGTCAATGAT TGGATTGAAAGTGAAAAGATGCGTCTTGCGCATCTTCGTGACCGTGCCAGCGATATGGGCCATAGGAAAGA GCTTAGAGAATGTGTAGAGAAGCTGAAGCTTCTAAGTACTCCAGAGGAGCGTGCTCGTAGGCTAAAGGAAGAACCTGAAATACATGCTGACCCCGCCATGGATCCGAATTATGAATCTCCAGAAGAACCAGAGGAGGATGCTGAGAGAA GTAGCTTCAGTAGGCCGAGAGGTTCTTTCTCTAGGAAAGATATCAATCCAGTGTCTCCTGGTAAAGGAGAGGGTAGGAACGCTGCACGAGATTCAAGAACTAACTGGGAGTCAAACCGAAACACATGGTCAAGTACACAATTGGAATCGCCTCATGGACGGAGATCTACATTTTCTTCTCATGGTGAAAGTGCTGGTTACACAGGTAAATCAGAGAGTCCAAACGTCAGTACACAAAAAGTTAATGTGGAAGCCACGGCAGCTAATACTCCACATGGGCCATCTGttatctcatctcaaactctaacGGCTAATTTAATGTCGCCAACGCCAGCATCACAGTCAACAGTCAATGAGTCTGAAAAGATATGGCAGTACATGGACCCCTCTAATAAAATCCAAGGCCCCTTTTCAATAGTTCAGCTGCGCAAATGGAACAGCAGTGGGTACTTCCCTCATAATTTGAAAATATGGAAGTCTAATGAGAAGCAGGAGGACTCAATATTGTTGCCTGATGCTTTGGCTGGGAAGTTTGAGAAAGACCTGCCTCCGTGGGAACCACCACTTGGTAGCTCTTCTCAAACGGACAGAGGTTACTTGAGAAGCAGCTCAGATGTAGGTGCTAGACCCTCTGGTGACTCCCTTGTGGAAAGGACAAAAACCGGTGAACATATTTCAAAATCAGCAGTTTTAAATAAGTCACAGTCTTTCCCGGATACAACAAATCCTGGAACAACTGTGATCCAGCCTGGCGCACAAAGTTATTATGGTACGCAGAATCCTCAGGCAGCTTTTGCAAGCCAACAATCTCTCATTGAAAGTTGGAATGCATCCTCAAGTCAGTTTGGTGCTGCAGTAAATCCTATGGCACTTCCTCAGCCAACCATAGGAGGAGGCTTTTCAGGGCAGAATAATGCGGTTGCAGGAAATGTAGGTCAGCTGACTCCTGTACCAGCTCCTGCAACAGTGGGCACAGAAATAGTTAATTCGCAGTCTTCAG ATCGTGGACTAGCTCAGCCCGGAGCTGCGCCATCAAACACTCAGCAATTTGAAG ATGCAAGGAACCAATCAACCGACGCCTCCAACACGACACAGCTGATGACACATGCACAAGTGGCAAACACATCTGGCCAAGCTCAGGGGGCTGGAAATACGAACTGGGGATCCACACTTCAGAGTAATGCAAACATGGCCTGGGGAATGATGGGACAGACTAATATGAACATGCCCTGGCCAGCACAAGGTGCCGCCAGCTACAACATGGGTATGACCATGCCAACACAGCAAAATGCAGTCCAAAACATGGGCTGGGTCACACCAAATCCAGGAAACACCAACTTGAATATGGCGTGGGCTACAAATCAAGGCCAAGGGACTCCAAATGCAGCTGCTATGATGGGAGCTCAGATGCAAGGAGTTGCGATGGCCCCTTGGGGCGGTGCCATTGCGCAAGGAAATGCAAATTCTTATCCTGGTTGGGTGCCCCAAGTTGGAAACGCAAGTCAAAATGCCGGTGGCTGGAGTGCTCCTCCGCAGGGAAATTCAGGTCCTAACCCTGTAAATGGCACAGGCCAGGGGAATAATAACGTGAACTGGAATTCACCAAGTGGGAACCCGACATGGAACAACCAGCAGGATTTTAATGGTGGTGGCTCGCGTGGGAGGTCATGGAGGCCTCAGTCTGGGGGTCGGGGGTCACGGCCGCCGTGCCATGTCTTCCAGAGGTCTGGTCGCTGCAACAAAGAGCATTGCTCCTATTCCCATACGCCAGGAGACGAGGGATATTCACAGAGAAACGATCGCCACTTTGATAGGCGGCCTTCGAGCAACGAGAGACCTCAGCATGACAGGCGGCCTTCGAGCAACGAGAGACCTCAGCATGACAGGCGGCCTTCGAGCAACGAGAGACCTCAGCATGACAGGCGGCCTTCGAGCAACGAGAGACCTCAGCATGACAGGCAAAACGATAAACATTTTGATCGTCAAGTGTCAGGCAGCGAGAGGCAGCAGGATAGGCCCAACAGCAGGCAGAGCGGCTGGGATGGCTGGGATAACGGTGGGAAGGCTGATAGGTCAGAATCAAAAGAGGGGCAGTAG
- the LOC123104525 gene encoding zinc finger CCCH domain-containing protein 19 isoform X1: protein MPTTPDIVLEGDGGGGAEKPEEDAQAAGDDVAAGETVGVADDSDPADEKPEEGAGGAGLQSNEEGADAVDDPAGLGASLADVGSDQTSQGIHDGADEADQFGLGAQDDAPLIVDSDIAVSDYGVDAQDEDGAPMDAVAATELIDRDAELVKEDDDVAEEGTEVDTHPSTGNDDGEEAVAAAMDAQDEGRQMDAVSISRDVDEEKAAGAVGVNATGEDIQVDAVDPTVVDSQEKEISSAGDDGAGEKGTAGVEGEKDVTAAQNVAEEAELDMIDNVVAEEVTEMDILASTGNGNEDEGIVTAGDASADAGTSMDAVSISRDVNEEKCTDAAGVGSTDEDMQVDEGGDQEKEAGDDVADEEGVEKHVVTMTGEDEEDDMAEQNIAEEADSVPEEVDLAGDVPEEEDVQIYEDDDDDEPPPLARRGVGRPKRGRASSKAQAVVKPSVKRKDEEEVCFICFDGGELVICDRRFCPKAYHPSCINRDDDFFKSKGQWTCGWHICSNCQKPARQMCYTCTFSLCKVCIKETNFISVRGTKGFCETCLNTVMLIENKEEATEQMDVDFDDKDSWWSLFKDYWLNLKEKLPLPYAEVSAARRLNNRSHLSELPEANDEEEANSDSSPKTRGKKRLKRAADEDSSKGKGTTRKYTKQGSVSRDAKPKKPRGAKARQLSKRASSSDHGPKESESVGTSTSSAEDTSWASKELLDFVAHMRNGDKSVLSQYEVQRLVLEYIARENLRDPRGKSMIVCDSWLQSLSGKERVGHFEMLKLLESHFPLAEVSPADIDGNHGGVVDPDPSQDADGNSEASVVMSSEKRRKSRKYDHRALQTNLDDFAAIDNHNIGLIYLRRNLMEELIGDADTFNEKVLGAFVRIRISGTGQRQDIYRLVQIVGTGTAVEKYKCGKKATDITLEILNLDKKEVITIDITSNQEFTEEECKRLRQSIKCGFISRLTVVMLLLLHTIMLCLCYGALFFYCNHPIFQGEIQEKARVLQSVKVNDWIESEKMRLAHLRDRASDMGHRKELRECVEKLKLLSTPEERARRLKEEPEIHADPAMDPNYESPEEPEEDAERSSFSRPRGSFSRKDINPVSPGKGEGRNAARDSRTNWESNRNTWSSTQLESPHGRRSTFSSHGESAGYTGKSESPNVSTQKVNVEATAANTPHGPSVISSQTLTANLMSPTPASQSTVNESEKIWQYMDPSNKIQGPFSIVQLRKWNSSGYFPHNLKIWKSNEKQEDSILLPDALAGKFEKDLPPWEPPLGSSSQTDRGYLRSSSDVGARPSGDSLVERTKTGEHISKSAVLNKSQSFPDTTNPGTTVIQPGAQSYYGTQNPQAAFASQQSLIESWNASSSQFGAAVNPMALPQPTIGGGFSGQNNAVAGNVGQLTPVPAPATVGTEIVNSQSSDRGLAQPGAAPSNTQQFEDARNQSTDASNTTQLMTHAQVANTSGQAQGAGNTNWGSTLQSNANMAWGMMGQTNMNMPWPAQGAASYNMGMTMPTQQNAVQNMGWVTPNPGNTNLNMAWATNQGQGTPNAAAMMGAQMQGVAMAPWGGAIAQGNANSYPGWVPQVGNASQNAGGWSAPPQGNSGPNPVNGTGQGNNNVNWNSPSGNPTWNNQQDFNGGGSRGRSWRPQSGGRGSRPPCHVFQRSGRCNKEHCSYSHTPGDEGYSQRNDRHFDRRPSSNERPQHDRRPSSNERPQHDRRPSSNERPQHDRRPSSNERPQHDRQNDKHFDRQVSGSERQQDRPNSRQSGWDGWDNGGKADRSESKEGQ, encoded by the exons ATGCCGACCACCCCGGACATCGTGctggagggcgacggcggcggaggggcCGAGAAGCCTGAGGAGGACGCCCAGGCCGCTGGAGACGACGTGGCGGCGGGGGAGACTGTGGGTGTTGCTGACGACTCTGATCCGGCTGATGAgaagcccgaggagggcgctggcggCGCTGGGTTGCAGTCGAATGAGGAGGGCGCTGACGCTGTGGATGATCCCGCAGGCCTGGGTGCTTCCCTGGCTGATGTCGGTTCCGACCAGACTAGTCAGGGGATTCATGATGGTGCTGACGAGGCTGATCAATTTGGACTCGGTGCACAAGACGATGCTCCTCTTATTGTGGATAGTGATATTGCGGTTAGTGATTATGGGGTGGATGCTCAGGATGAGGACGGGGCGCCAATGGATGCGGTTGCTGCAACCGAGTTAATTGATAGGGATGCAGAGCTTGTCAAAGAAGACGATGATGTTGCAGAGGAGGGCACAGAGGTGGATACACATCCCTCAACTGGAAATGACGATGGAGAGGAAGCGGTTGCAGCAGCAATGGATGCTCAGGATGAGGGGAGGCAAATGGATGCAGTTTCCATCAGTAGAGATGTCGATGAGGAGAAAGCTGCCGGTGCGGTTGGTGTTAATGCCACAGGTGAGGACATACAGGTGGATGCAGTTGACCCGACTGTAGTTGATAGTCAGGAAAAGGAGATCTCTtcagctggtgatgatggtgcagGTGAGAAGGGCACGGCTGGAGTTGAGGGTGAAAAAGATGTCACGGCTGCCCAAAATGTTGCTGAAGAAGCTGAACTCGACATGATTGATAATGTTGTTGCAGAGGAGGTCACAGAGATGGATATTCTTGCCTCAACTGGAAATGGCAATGAGGATGAAGGGATCGTAACAGCTGGTGATGCTTCTGCAGATGCGGGGACGTCGATGGATGCAGTTTCCATCAGTAGAGATGTCAATGAGGAGAAATGTACCGATGCAGCTGGTGTTGGTTCCACAGATGAGGACATGCAGGTAGATGAAGGCGGAGATCAGGAAAAAGAGGCTGGTGATGATGTTGCAGATGAGGAGGGTGTTGAAAAACATGTGGTTACTATGACtggagaagatgaagaagatgatatGGCTGAGCAAAACATCGCTGAAGAGGCTGACAGTGTTCCGGAAGAAGTTGACTTGGCTGGTGATGTACCTGAAGAAGAGGATGTGCAGATatatgaggatgacgatgatgacgaacCTCCACCGTTGGCACGAAGAGGTGTAGGGCGCCCAAAACGAGGTCGTGCATCTTCGAAGGCTCAGGCTGTGGTGAAGCCATCTGTTAAAAGGAAGGATGAGGAGGAGGTGTGCTTCATTTGCTTTGATGGTGGTGAACTTGTGATTTGTGATCGTAG GTTTTGTCCCAAGGCTTATCATCCTTCTTGTATTAATCGGGATGACGATTTCTTCAAGTCAAAGGGCCAATGGACTTGTG GGTGGCACATTTGTAGCAACTGTCAGAAGCCTGCTCGCCAAATGTGTTACACATGTACCTTCTCGTTATGTAAAGTGTGCATTAAAGAGACAAACTTCATCTCTGTCAGAGGAACTAAAGGCTTCTGTGAGACATGCCTGAATACTGTGATGCTGATAGAGAACAAAGAGGAGGCAACTGAGCAAATG GATGTAGATTTTGATGACAAAGATAGCTGGTGGTCTTTGTTCAAGGATTATTGGCTGAATTTGAAAGAGAAGTTACCATTGCCATATGCAGAAGTATCAGCCGCTAGGCGTCTAAATAATAGATCTCATCTTAGTGAACTACCTGAAGCTAATGATGAAGAGGAGGCTAATTCAGACAGTTCACCAAAAACGAGGGGAAAGAAGCGATTAAAGCGTGCTGCTGACGAGGACAGCTCCAAAGGGAAAGGCACCACTCGTAAATATACTAAACAAGGCTCAGTTAGCCGTGATGCTAAGCCTAAGAAGCCTAGAGGTGCAAAGGCTAGACAACTGTCAAAGCGTGCTTCAAGCAGTGATCATGGACCAAAAGAATCTGAAAGTGTGGGGACATCGACATCCTCAGCTGAGGATACTAGTTGGGCCTCAAAGGAGCTCTTGGATTTTGTTGCACATATGAGGAATGGTGACAAATCAGTGCTATCTCAGTATGAAGTTCAACGCCTTGTACTTGAGTATATTGCACGTGAAAATCTGCGGGATCCTCGCGGGAAAAGCATGATAGTTTGTGATTCTTGGCTCCAAAGTCTCTCTGGGAAAGAACGTGTTGGGCATTTTGAAATGCTGAAGCTTCTTGAATCTCATTTTCCTTTGGCTGAGGTCTCACCAGCTGATATCGATGGCAACCATGGTGGTGTTGTAGACCCTGATCCTAGCCAGGACGCTGATGGTAACAGTGAAGCATCAGTTGTGATGAGTTCAGAAAAAAGAAGGAAATCACGGAAGTATGATCACAGAGCTCTGCAAACGAACCTTGATGACTTTGCCGCGATAGACAACCATAATATCGGCTTGATATACCTGCGTCGCAACCTAATGGAAGAGTTGATAGGTGATGCTGACACATTTAATGAGAAGGTTCTTGGAGCATTTGTGAGAATACGTATATCTGGTACAGGTCAAAGGCAAGACATCTATCGACTTGTGCAGATTGTCG GGACTGGAACAGCTGTTGAGAAGTATAAATGTGGGAAAAAGGCAACTGACATAACATTAGAGATACTAAACTTGGACAAGAAAGAGGTTATTACTATTGACATAACCTCAAATCAAGAATTCACTGAG GAGGAATGCAAACGTTTACGGCAAAGCATAAAGTGTGGATTCATTTCAAGACTGACGGTGGTAATGTTATTGTTATTACATACTATTATGTTGTGTTTGTGTTACGGTGCACTGTTTTTCTATTGTAACCATCCCATCTTCCAGGGAGAGATTCAGGAGAAGGCAAGGGTTCTCCAGTCTGTGAAAGTCAATGAT TGGATTGAAAGTGAAAAGATGCGTCTTGCGCATCTTCGTGACCGTGCCAGCGATATGGGCCATAGGAAAGA GCTTAGAGAATGTGTAGAGAAGCTGAAGCTTCTAAGTACTCCAGAGGAGCGTGCTCGTAGGCTAAAGGAAGAACCTGAAATACATGCTGACCCCGCCATGGATCCGAATTATGAATCTCCAGAAGAACCAGAGGAGGATGCTGAGAGAA GTAGCTTCAGTAGGCCGAGAGGTTCTTTCTCTAGGAAAGATATCAATCCAGTGTCTCCTGGTAAAGGAGAGGGTAGGAACGCTGCACGAGATTCAAGAACTAACTGGGAGTCAAACCGAAACACATGGTCAAGTACACAATTGGAATCGCCTCATGGACGGAGATCTACATTTTCTTCTCATGGTGAAAGTGCTGGTTACACAGGTAAATCAGAGAGTCCAAACGTCAGTACACAAAAAGTTAATGTGGAAGCCACGGCAGCTAATACTCCACATGGGCCATCTGttatctcatctcaaactctaacGGCTAATTTAATGTCGCCAACGCCAGCATCACAGTCAACAGTCAATGAGTCTGAAAAGATATGGCAGTACATGGACCCCTCTAATAAAATCCAAGGCCCCTTTTCAATAGTTCAGCTGCGCAAATGGAACAGCAGTGGGTACTTCCCTCATAATTTGAAAATATGGAAGTCTAATGAGAAGCAGGAGGACTCAATATTGTTGCCTGATGCTTTGGCTGGGAAGTTTGAGAAAGACCTGCCTCCGTGGGAACCACCACTTGGTAGCTCTTCTCAAACGGACAGAGGTTACTTGAGAAGCAGCTCAGATGTAGGTGCTAGACCCTCTGGTGACTCCCTTGTGGAAAGGACAAAAACCGGTGAACATATTTCAAAATCAGCAGTTTTAAATAAGTCACAGTCTTTCCCGGATACAACAAATCCTGGAACAACTGTGATCCAGCCTGGCGCACAAAGTTATTATGGTACGCAGAATCCTCAGGCAGCTTTTGCAAGCCAACAATCTCTCATTGAAAGTTGGAATGCATCCTCAAGTCAGTTTGGTGCTGCAGTAAATCCTATGGCACTTCCTCAGCCAACCATAGGAGGAGGCTTTTCAGGGCAGAATAATGCGGTTGCAGGAAATGTAGGTCAGCTGACTCCTGTACCAGCTCCTGCAACAGTGGGCACAGAAATAGTTAATTCGCAGTCTTCAG ATCGTGGACTAGCTCAGCCCGGAGCTGCGCCATCAAACACTCAGCAATTTGAAG ATGCAAGGAACCAATCAACCGACGCCTCCAACACGACACAGCTGATGACACATGCACAAGTGGCAAACACATCTGGCCAAGCTCAGGGGGCTGGAAATACGAACTGGGGATCCACACTTCAGAGTAATGCAAACATGGCCTGGGGAATGATGGGACAGACTAATATGAACATGCCCTGGCCAGCACAAGGTGCCGCCAGCTACAACATGGGTATGACCATGCCAACACAGCAAAATGCAGTCCAAAACATGGGCTGGGTCACACCAAATCCAGGAAACACCAACTTGAATATGGCGTGGGCTACAAATCAAGGCCAAGGGACTCCAAATGCAGCTGCTATGATGGGAGCTCAGATGCAAGGAGTTGCGATGGCCCCTTGGGGCGGTGCCATTGCGCAAGGAAATGCAAATTCTTATCCTGGTTGGGTGCCCCAAGTTGGAAACGCAAGTCAAAATGCCGGTGGCTGGAGTGCTCCTCCGCAGGGAAATTCAGGTCCTAACCCTGTAAATGGCACAGGCCAGGGGAATAATAACGTGAACTGGAATTCACCAAGTGGGAACCCGACATGGAACAACCAGCAGGATTTTAATGGTGGTGGCTCGCGTGGGAGGTCATGGAGGCCTCAGTCTGGGGGTCGGGGGTCACGGCCGCCGTGCCATGTCTTCCAGAGGTCTGGTCGCTGCAACAAAGAGCATTGCTCCTATTCCCATACGCCAGGAGACGAGGGATATTCACAGAGAAACGATCGCCACTTTGATAGGCGGCCTTCGAGCAACGAGAGACCTCAGCATGACAGGCGGCCTTCGAGCAACGAGAGACCTCAGCATGACAGGCGGCCTTCGAGCAACGAGAGACCTCAGCATGACAGGCGGCCTTCGAGCAACGAGAGACCTCAGCATGACAGGCAAAACGATAAACATTTTGATCGTCAAGTGTCAGGCAGCGAGAGGCAGCAGGATAGGCCCAACAGCAGGCAGAGCGGCTGGGATGGCTGGGATAACGGTGGGAAGGCTGATAGGTCAGAATCAAAAGAGGGGCAGTAG